One window of Anaerolineales bacterium genomic DNA carries:
- a CDS encoding GAF domain-containing sensor histidine kinase: MLLTREQLQERLFALHRASLELVKDVSLDTLLERIASTACEQAGAKYAALGVLDEKGKLEKFISVGMTRDAVKRIAHPPVGRGLIGELMDTESPLRVPVIQNHPKSVGFPDHHPRMVSFLGMPIRTSDRQLGQIYLTEKKDADDFSSDDEMIIQMLATYAATAITNARLIENMMERDAALTRRNVDMNLLNDIASALTSSLDLNEILNKALGLVMNYLKMEAGEIFLLEEDKTTLRMMLHRGEAAEAFWTRNLFQVGEGYPGIVAKIGRPMISTDLAKDESFLRKAVVKAGFRQILSIPLISSESVMGVMSVATRSKAPFEDRSVQMLSAVGAWAGLAIENARLHANARRLAVLEERNRIGMDLHDGIIQSIYGVGLGLEGAKHLVIEDSDEAKAKIDHAIEGLNQAIRDLRAYILDLRPRQLGNDGLMNGIKRLITEYRANTFSEVLFTSPESEMKELTQAQSLALFHICQEALANSAKHAKAKNVRISLWTTEDRALLEINDDGKGFDVEKMSTFIGHGLANMQTRARSSGGDVDITSIQGEGTTVLAWVPRGIKQ; the protein is encoded by the coding sequence ATGCTTCTAACCCGCGAGCAATTACAGGAACGCCTCTTTGCGCTTCATCGGGCGAGCCTTGAATTGGTTAAGGATGTTTCGCTGGATACCTTGCTGGAAAGGATCGCATCCACTGCCTGCGAACAGGCGGGGGCAAAATATGCCGCATTGGGCGTTCTGGATGAAAAAGGGAAACTCGAAAAGTTCATTTCCGTAGGCATGACCCGCGACGCGGTCAAGCGTATCGCGCATCCGCCGGTGGGACGCGGCTTGATCGGGGAATTGATGGACACCGAATCCCCCCTGCGTGTTCCCGTAATTCAAAATCATCCCAAGTCTGTGGGTTTTCCCGATCACCACCCAAGGATGGTCTCCTTCCTGGGTATGCCAATTCGGACGAGTGACCGCCAATTGGGACAGATCTACCTGACCGAGAAAAAGGACGCCGATGATTTCTCGTCGGACGACGAGATGATCATACAAATGCTCGCCACATATGCGGCGACCGCCATCACCAACGCGCGGTTGATCGAGAACATGATGGAACGTGACGCCGCGCTGACCCGTCGCAATGTGGACATGAACCTTTTGAACGATATCGCCTCTGCGTTGACCTCCAGCCTCGATCTCAACGAAATCCTGAACAAAGCCCTCGGGTTGGTGATGAACTATTTGAAAATGGAAGCGGGGGAGATCTTCCTGCTGGAAGAGGATAAGACCACATTACGCATGATGCTCCACCGCGGGGAAGCCGCCGAGGCGTTTTGGACGAGAAACTTGTTCCAGGTGGGTGAGGGGTATCCGGGAATCGTTGCGAAAATTGGGCGTCCAATGATCAGCACAGACCTCGCCAAGGATGAAAGTTTCCTGCGCAAGGCGGTGGTGAAGGCCGGTTTTCGGCAAATATTGAGTATTCCTCTTATTTCAAGTGAAAGCGTGATGGGTGTGATGAGCGTCGCCACGCGTTCGAAGGCTCCGTTCGAAGATCGAAGCGTTCAGATGCTTTCCGCGGTCGGAGCATGGGCTGGACTTGCCATCGAAAATGCCCGATTACACGCCAATGCGCGTCGGTTGGCGGTCTTGGAGGAACGCAATCGCATCGGTATGGACCTTCATGACGGCATCATTCAATCGATTTACGGGGTTGGGCTGGGTTTGGAAGGCGCAAAACACCTTGTCATTGAAGATTCGGACGAAGCGAAGGCAAAAATCGACCATGCCATCGAGGGTTTGAACCAGGCAATACGCGATTTACGAGCGTATATTCTCGATTTAAGACCCCGCCAGCTCGGAAACGACGGCTTAATGAACGGAATCAAGCGCCTGATCACTGAATATCGCGCAAATACATTCTCTGAAGTGTTATTTACATCGCCCGAATCCGAGATGAAGGAGTTGACTCAGGCTCAATCTCTCGCATTATTTCACATATGCCAGGAGGCGTTGGCGAATTCCGCCAAGCATGCGAAGGCAAAAAACGTCCGAATTTCGCTTTGGACGACGGAAGATCGCGCCTTATTGGAGATCAACGATGATGGAAAGGGCTTTGATGTTGAAAAAATGTCCACATTCATCGGTCACGGACTTGCCAATATGCAGACTCGCGCGCGTTCATCGGGTGGTGATGTCGATATTACATCGATTCAAGGCGAAGGAACGACGGTGTTGGCATGGGTTCCGCGCGGAATCAAACAATGA
- a CDS encoding metallophosphoesterase: MKILAVSDQVVERVYSLASNGHFSDVGLILGCGDLPYTYLEFLVTVLNAPLFYVPGNHDPDFNPRDSNSKAEGGSNLDLKTFCHKNILIGGFGGSVRYRPDGTNQYTQWEAYLRAFGMIPRLLSNRLRYGRALDILISHSPPSGIHDDTDQPHHGLSAINWLIRFARPRIHLHGHTHFYRSNIAKKETGFGCTTIINVYPYKVIEFSTLDPINKEKRADHAQ; encoded by the coding sequence GTGAAAATCCTCGCAGTCAGCGATCAGGTAGTCGAACGCGTCTATTCCCTTGCGTCGAACGGTCATTTCAGCGACGTCGGGCTGATTCTCGGTTGCGGTGACCTGCCTTATACCTATCTCGAATTTCTAGTGACGGTGCTGAATGCGCCATTGTTTTATGTGCCAGGGAATCACGACCCTGATTTCAATCCTCGAGATTCGAATTCGAAAGCAGAAGGCGGCTCAAATCTGGACCTCAAGACATTCTGTCATAAAAATATATTGATCGGCGGCTTCGGCGGTTCCGTGCGCTACCGGCCCGATGGGACCAACCAATACACCCAATGGGAAGCGTACCTGAGGGCATTCGGAATGATACCCCGACTCCTTTCCAACCGGCTCCGATACGGGCGCGCCCTTGATATTCTTATCAGTCATTCACCGCCCTCAGGCATCCATGACGATACCGATCAACCCCATCATGGGCTGAGCGCCATCAATTGGCTGATCCGATTCGCCCGTCCCCGCATCCACCTGCATGGACACACTCACTTTTATCGCAGTAACATCGCCAAAAAGGAGACAGGGTTCGGATGCACGACCATAATCAATGTCTATCCTTACAAAGTGATCGAATTTTCGACTTTAGACCCAATCAATAAAGAAAAGCGAGCAGACCATGCCCAATGA
- a CDS encoding dihydrodipicolinate synthase family protein gives MTDLHPLSGVYAAAVTPYLGIPKTPGRPDTAFDFELLAGFLHFLAERGCHGALLFGTTGEGPSFSPREREAVLRSIRVIRHQIRDFKLLVGTGTSSLSETIELTKLAYDLGYDGTVVLPPYYYRKATEDGLFQWFSELIEQAVPQGKYLLGYHIPPMTGLGFSLDLLERLKTKFPDRFAGVKDSSHDESFATALGERFGKDLLVLNGTDSYFHHALKNHAQGAITAPANLISDNLRKIWDMFQEGRDPSKVQAKVTDQRHFLEQFSPIAPILKGLLHKIHGLPLWAVRPPLEHLDERTLEDAAEKFLRI, from the coding sequence ATGACCGACCTCCACCCCCTTTCCGGTGTATACGCCGCCGCGGTTACTCCCTATCTCGGCATCCCCAAAACGCCAGGCAGACCCGATACCGCCTTCGATTTCGAACTGCTCGCCGGTTTTCTCCACTTCCTTGCCGAACGGGGATGTCATGGGGCATTGTTATTTGGAACGACGGGGGAGGGTCCATCCTTCTCGCCCCGCGAACGCGAAGCGGTTCTTCGATCCATCCGGGTGATCCGTCATCAAATACGGGATTTTAAATTATTGGTGGGGACAGGGACATCCAGCCTTTCAGAGACCATCGAGTTGACAAAACTCGCTTACGACCTAGGCTATGACGGGACAGTTGTCCTCCCGCCCTATTATTACCGCAAGGCAACGGAGGACGGCTTGTTCCAGTGGTTCAGCGAATTGATCGAGCAAGCCGTACCGCAGGGAAAATATCTGCTTGGGTATCACATCCCGCCGATGACGGGTCTCGGCTTTTCACTGGATTTGTTGGAACGGCTTAAAACAAAATTCCCGGATCGATTTGCAGGTGTCAAAGACTCTTCGCATGATGAGTCGTTCGCAACCGCCCTCGGGGAGCGTTTTGGAAAAGACCTGCTTGTCCTGAACGGGACAGATTCCTATTTTCATCACGCGCTGAAGAATCACGCGCAAGGCGCGATTACCGCCCCGGCAAATTTGATCTCCGATAATTTACGAAAGATCTGGGACATGTTCCAAGAAGGCCGGGACCCGTCGAAGGTTCAGGCAAAGGTGACAGACCAGAGACATTTTCTGGAGCAATTCTCCCCCATCGCGCCGATCCTCAAAGGATTACTTCACAAAATTCATGGATTGCCGCTGTGGGCGGTTCGCCCGCCATTGGAACACCTTGATGAAAGAACCCTCGAAGATGCGGCGGAGAAATTTCTAAGAATATAA
- a CDS encoding hydroxymethylglutaryl-CoA reductase, degradative: MTTSRISGFYNMTLEERRAKIEEALSLQTPPDLGAWTSGGLSAEAADHMIENVIGLHSLPLGIALNFMVNGRDVLVPMTLEEPSVVAGASFMAKLARAGGGYQATTTDPLMIGQMQVINVPNLNEAKLKIYEKKAELLAEADSIDPILKKFGGGARDLDVRVFEDSPIGGFLVVHLIYDVRDAMGANAVNTACERLAPKIEAITGGKVHLRILSNLADRRIARARCTIPVKELAFDTFSGESVRDGIIAAYAFAAVDPYRAATHNKGIMNGVDSVVIATGNDWRAIEAGAHAYAVKNGHYTSLSTWGKDSEGNLVGTLEIPMAVGIVGGATKVHPAAQAAVKLMGVKTANELAEIIVSVGLAQNMAALRALATEGIQRGHMSLHARQVAIAAGAEGDLIEKVAAQMVAEKVVRIDRAEEILKTMSGK, from the coding sequence ATGACAACATCCCGAATCTCTGGTTTTTATAACATGACGCTCGAAGAGCGTCGCGCGAAAATTGAGGAAGCGCTCTCGCTTCAGACTCCGCCCGATCTTGGCGCGTGGACCTCAGGCGGGCTCTCCGCTGAAGCCGCCGACCACATGATCGAAAATGTGATCGGTCTCCATAGCCTGCCATTGGGCATTGCGCTGAACTTCATGGTCAACGGACGTGATGTGCTCGTGCCGATGACGCTTGAAGAACCGTCTGTTGTGGCAGGCGCTTCGTTTATGGCAAAACTTGCCCGCGCAGGCGGCGGATACCAAGCCACCACCACCGACCCGCTCATGATCGGGCAGATGCAGGTCATTAATGTGCCCAATCTCAATGAAGCAAAACTAAAGATATACGAGAAGAAAGCCGAACTGCTCGCCGAAGCGGACTCGATTGACCCGATCCTCAAAAAGTTCGGCGGCGGTGCAAGAGACCTCGATGTTCGAGTATTCGAAGATTCGCCAATTGGCGGATTCCTGGTTGTTCATCTAATCTATGACGTCCGTGATGCGATGGGCGCGAATGCGGTCAATACAGCTTGCGAAAGACTCGCGCCAAAGATCGAAGCCATCACCGGCGGGAAAGTTCACCTGCGCATTCTCTCCAACCTCGCAGATAGGCGCATTGCCCGCGCACGTTGTACAATCCCCGTAAAAGAATTAGCTTTCGATACCTTCTCCGGTGAATCTGTCCGCGATGGAATCATCGCCGCCTACGCCTTCGCCGCCGTGGACCCGTACCGCGCCGCTACCCACAACAAGGGCATTATGAACGGCGTGGACTCGGTGGTCATTGCCACAGGCAACGATTGGCGCGCCATTGAAGCGGGCGCTCATGCCTATGCCGTCAAAAACGGACATTACACCTCCCTCTCCACCTGGGGAAAAGACAGTGAAGGCAACCTCGTCGGCACGCTCGAAATACCCATGGCGGTTGGCATCGTCGGCGGAGCGACCAAAGTCCACCCGGCGGCGCAAGCCGCAGTCAAACTCATGGGTGTAAAAACTGCCAATGAATTAGCTGAGATCATCGTTTCAGTGGGACTGGCTCAGAATATGGCAGCTCTCCGCGCTCTCGCCACTGAAGGCATCCAACGCGGACACATGTCACTGCATGCGCGTCAAGTTGCGATCGCCGCAGGTGCGGAAGGTGATTTGATCGAAAAGGTTGCGGCGCAAATGGTGGCAGAGAAGGTTGTGAGAATTGACAGGGCGGAAGAGATTTTGAAGACGATGAGTGGAAAGTAG
- a CDS encoding YgeY family selenium metabolism-linked hydrolase, translating into MDTEALIEFTQKLVRQPSLSGEEGAVTRLVVDEMNALGFDKVWVDKYGSAVGMIRGAQAGKTLLFDAHTDTVGIAPGSVWTRAPFGAEVTDTHMYGRGVMDMKGSLAAMIHAAASADRNKLGGTVVISASVMEEVYEGGALKAVMDEVKPDYVVIGEATQLNLARGGRGRAEIHLEAIGKPAHSSSPQLGINAIHLMTKVIAEIEKLQVKEYPLMGPGIYALTDIISEPYPAYSVIPAKCKATYDRRLLPGETPEGVLNEITSLSALKDVNFTARIAQSDHITYTGETLTAHKFFPAWELDEDNEFVQMALKGLRASGLDPKLGAYRFCTNAAYSIGTAGVPTIGFGPGAEGDAHVVDEQLSLLELEKTARGYVGIIEAVLGR; encoded by the coding sequence ATGGATACCGAAGCCTTAATTGAATTTACACAAAAGCTCGTCCGCCAGCCCAGTTTGTCTGGTGAGGAAGGCGCGGTCACGAGACTCGTCGTGGACGAGATGAACGCTCTCGGCTTTGATAAGGTTTGGGTTGACAAATACGGTTCCGCCGTGGGAATGATCCGCGGGGCGCAGGCGGGTAAGACTCTGCTTTTTGATGCGCACACTGATACGGTGGGAATCGCTCCCGGGTCCGTCTGGACTCGCGCCCCTTTCGGCGCCGAAGTGACCGACACACACATGTACGGGCGCGGCGTGATGGACATGAAAGGTTCACTTGCGGCGATGATCCACGCGGCGGCGAGCGCGGACAGAAACAAACTCGGGGGCACAGTGGTAATTTCGGCTTCAGTGATGGAAGAGGTTTACGAAGGCGGCGCGCTCAAAGCTGTGATGGACGAGGTCAAGCCGGATTATGTCGTGATCGGCGAAGCGACCCAACTCAACCTGGCACGCGGCGGGCGCGGACGGGCAGAGATTCATCTTGAAGCAATTGGCAAGCCTGCGCATTCATCGTCGCCGCAATTGGGCATCAACGCTATTCATTTGATGACGAAGGTCATCGCAGAGATCGAAAAACTCCAGGTCAAGGAATATCCGTTGATGGGTCCGGGAATTTACGCGCTCACCGACATCATTTCGGAGCCCTACCCCGCTTACTCTGTAATCCCCGCCAAATGCAAAGCGACCTATGATCGCCGCCTTCTGCCAGGTGAAACACCTGAAGGTGTGTTGAATGAAATTACTTCATTGTCTGCACTGAAGGATGTCAACTTCACGGCAAGAATCGCGCAAAGCGACCACATCACCTACACAGGCGAAACGCTAACCGCGCATAAATTCTTCCCGGCTTGGGAGTTGGATGAAGATAACGAGTTTGTGCAAATGGCATTAAAAGGACTTCGCGCCTCAGGGCTGGACCCGAAACTGGGTGCCTACCGATTCTGCACCAACGCCGCTTACAGCATTGGCACAGCGGGCGTCCCAACCATTGGCTTTGGTCCCGGCGCGGAAGGGGACGCGCACGTGGTGGATGAACAGCTTAGTTTGCTTGAATTGGAAAAGACGGCGCGGGGGTATGTTGGGATTATTGAAGCGGTGTTGGGAAGATAG
- a CDS encoding lipoate--protein ligase family protein has translation MSIWRLLYTSPATGAWNMAVDESILESIFRGESKPTLRLYSWNPPCLSLGHAQPFRDVDVERLRARGWDVVRRVTGGRAILHTDELTYSVAGPADEPVLSGGVLESYNRLAKALSYAVRSLNVPVEVKESEDGHSQQNLNPVCFEVPSTYEITVNGRKLIGSAQARRKEGVLQHGSLPLTGDLSRICDVLVFENESKRQNAKERLLARATTVRSAHGVDSSWEQAAQAFVYGFEAELGIRFENGELAHSELRRAEELVNEKYAHPSWTERN, from the coding sequence ATGTCAATCTGGCGTCTCCTTTACACTTCCCCAGCCACCGGCGCATGGAACATGGCTGTGGACGAGTCCATCCTCGAATCTATTTTTCGCGGCGAGTCGAAGCCGACACTGCGCTTGTATTCATGGAATCCGCCGTGTCTTTCCCTTGGTCACGCCCAACCCTTCAGGGATGTGGATGTGGAGCGACTGCGCGCCCGGGGCTGGGATGTCGTCCGCCGCGTGACCGGGGGACGGGCGATCCTGCACACCGACGAGTTGACCTACTCTGTGGCCGGTCCCGCGGATGAACCCGTCCTTTCAGGCGGAGTGCTTGAATCCTACAACCGGCTGGCAAAAGCGTTGTCTTATGCTGTGCGATCATTAAACGTGCCTGTCGAGGTAAAAGAATCTGAAGACGGACATTCCCAGCAAAATTTGAACCCCGTCTGCTTCGAAGTGCCGTCAACGTATGAGATCACTGTGAATGGAAGGAAATTGATCGGTTCGGCTCAGGCGCGCAGGAAGGAAGGCGTACTCCAGCACGGCTCGCTTCCCTTGACCGGCGACCTATCCCGTATCTGCGACGTCCTGGTTTTCGAAAACGAGTCAAAAAGGCAAAACGCGAAGGAAAGATTGCTGGCGCGGGCAACCACGGTCAGATCCGCTCACGGCGTGGATTCAAGTTGGGAACAGGCCGCCCAGGCTTTCGTCTATGGATTCGAAGCGGAGTTGGGAATCCGTTTCGAGAACGGGGAGCTGGCCCATTCCGAACTTCGACGCGCGGAGGAGTTGGTGAACGAGAAATACGCCCATCCTTCATGGACGGAGCGAAATTAA
- the dnaA gene encoding chromosomal replication initiator protein DnaA: MNAEQAWQTVLAQLQMDMPRASFDTWVRDTRPVGYDNGMLTVGVRNAYARDWLDTRLAATVNKLLIDTLNSKVSVKFIVSQSEDIASTLDPDPAPASIQITPPEPKPRHVTLNPRYTFDTYVVGSGNRLAHAACQAVADKPARAYNPLFLYGGVGLGKTHLLHAIGNACHASGLNVLYVSSEEFTNDLIAAIRTHTTQAFREKYRSADVLLIDDIQFIAGKESTQEEFFHTFNTLHGQDKQIIVSSDRPPKSLITLEERLRSRFEWGLTADIQAPDLETRLAILRSKAERTGRQISDEILESIAQRVQSNIRELEGALNRIIAYADLSGASLTPDLVEVALADLMPSKNDIQPNHVVDLVARKFGLTAEKLLGRDRTKEIALPRQIAMYLLREEAKISFPQIGEVLGGRDHSTVMSAYEKIKEQIHADRRLEQDIASIKQQLYNQSVVV, from the coding sequence ATGAACGCTGAACAGGCATGGCAAACCGTCCTTGCGCAACTCCAAATGGATATGCCGCGCGCATCCTTCGATACCTGGGTGCGCGATACCCGCCCCGTTGGCTACGATAACGGGATGCTGACGGTAGGAGTCCGTAACGCCTACGCGCGCGACTGGCTCGATACGCGCCTTGCCGCCACTGTCAATAAGCTTTTGATCGATACGTTGAACTCGAAAGTGTCGGTGAAGTTCATAGTTTCCCAATCGGAAGATATCGCTTCCACTTTGGACCCCGATCCGGCACCCGCTTCGATTCAAATTACTCCGCCTGAGCCAAAACCCCGCCATGTGACCTTAAATCCGCGCTACACTTTTGACACCTATGTGGTCGGTTCGGGCAACAGGCTTGCACATGCGGCTTGTCAGGCGGTCGCAGACAAGCCTGCGAGGGCGTACAACCCCCTCTTCCTTTATGGAGGCGTCGGACTCGGCAAGACCCATCTCCTTCACGCCATCGGCAATGCCTGTCACGCCAGCGGGTTGAACGTCCTGTACGTTTCATCAGAGGAATTCACCAACGACCTGATCGCCGCCATCCGCACGCACACCACGCAGGCTTTCCGCGAAAAATACCGTTCTGCCGACGTGCTTTTGATCGACGACATCCAGTTCATCGCCGGGAAGGAATCCACGCAGGAGGAATTCTTCCACACCTTCAATACATTGCATGGGCAGGACAAGCAGATCATCGTTTCGTCCGACCGGCCGCCAAAATCACTCATCACGCTCGAAGAACGGCTGCGCTCCCGCTTCGAGTGGGGGCTGACTGCCGATATCCAGGCTCCAGACCTCGAAACCCGGCTTGCCATCCTCCGCTCCAAAGCCGAACGGACCGGCAGGCAAATTTCGGATGAGATCCTCGAAAGCATTGCCCAGCGCGTGCAGTCGAACATCCGCGAGCTAGAAGGCGCTCTTAACCGCATCATCGCCTACGCGGATTTGAGCGGGGCATCTCTCACCCCAGACCTTGTGGAAGTGGCGCTGGCGGATCTGATGCCGTCAAAAAACGACATTCAACCTAATCACGTTGTCGACCTTGTTGCACGAAAATTCGGTTTAACTGCTGAAAAACTGCTCGGGCGCGACCGCACCAAGGAAATAGCCTTGCCGCGGCAGATCGCCATGTATCTCCTGCGCGAAGAGGCGAAAATCTCCTTTCCCCAGATCGGTGAAGTCCTCGGCGGGCGGGACCACTCCACGGTGATGTCTGCCTACGAAAAGATCAAGGAACAGATTCATGCAGATAGGCGGCTGGAACAAGATATCGCCTCGATCAAGCAGCAACTATACAATCAGTCTGTGGTCGTATAA